A single window of Streptomyces cathayae DNA harbors:
- a CDS encoding Fur family transcriptional regulator, with the protein MTTAGPPVKGRATRQRAAVAAALQDVDEFRSAQELHDMLKHKGDSVGLTTVYRTLQSLAEAGEVDVLRTAEGESVYRRCSTGEHHHHLVCRTCGKAVEVEGPVVETWAEAVAAEHGFVNVAHTVEIFGTCAECAAAGRDD; encoded by the coding sequence GTGACCACCGCTGGACCGCCCGTGAAGGGCCGCGCCACCAGGCAGCGGGCCGCTGTGGCGGCTGCGCTCCAGGATGTCGACGAGTTCCGCAGTGCGCAGGAACTGCACGACATGCTCAAGCACAAGGGCGACTCGGTGGGGCTCACCACGGTGTACCGCACCTTGCAGTCCCTCGCCGAGGCCGGCGAGGTCGACGTGTTGCGGACCGCCGAAGGGGAGTCCGTCTACCGCCGCTGTTCCACCGGCGAGCACCACCACCACCTGGTCTGCCGCACCTGCGGCAAGGCGGTCGAGGTCGAGGGCCCGGTCGTGGAGACCTGGGCGGAGGCCGTCGCCGCCGAACACGGCTTCGTCAACGTGGCCCACACGGTGGAGATCTTCGGCACCTGCGCGGAGTGCGCGGCGGCCGGCCGCGACGACTGA
- a CDS encoding metal ABC transporter ATP-binding protein, with the protein MSTEPVISLRGVHAELGSRPVLRGIDLTVHRGEVVALLGANGSGKSTAVRSVIGQVPVVAGEVELFGTPRRRFRDWARVGYVPQRTTAASGVPATLTEVVSSGRLSRTRFGVFRKADREAVHRALDLVGMADRAKDSVDALSGGQHQRVLIARALAAEPELLILDEPMAGVDLGSQEVLARTLREQVAKGTTVLLVLHELGPLEPLIDRAVVLRDGCVVHDGPPPKAVGQHALPGHDHVHPHAPAGVEPIRTGLLS; encoded by the coding sequence ATGAGCACCGAGCCCGTCATATCCCTGCGCGGTGTCCACGCCGAGCTCGGCTCGCGCCCCGTGCTGCGCGGCATCGACCTCACCGTGCACCGCGGCGAGGTGGTCGCCCTGCTCGGCGCCAACGGCTCCGGCAAGTCGACGGCCGTGCGCAGCGTCATCGGCCAGGTGCCGGTCGTCGCCGGCGAGGTCGAGCTGTTCGGCACCCCGCGGCGCCGGTTCCGCGACTGGGCGCGCGTGGGATACGTACCGCAGCGCACCACGGCCGCGAGCGGTGTGCCCGCCACGCTGACCGAGGTCGTCTCCTCCGGCCGGCTCTCCCGCACCCGCTTCGGCGTGTTCCGCAAGGCCGACCGCGAGGCCGTGCACCGCGCCCTGGACCTGGTCGGCATGGCCGACCGGGCGAAGGACTCGGTGGACGCCCTCTCCGGCGGCCAGCACCAGCGGGTCCTGATCGCCCGCGCGCTCGCCGCCGAGCCCGAGCTGCTGATCCTGGACGAACCGATGGCGGGCGTCGACCTGGGCAGCCAGGAAGTGCTCGCCAGGACGCTGCGCGAGCAGGTCGCCAAGGGCACCACCGTCCTGCTCGTCCTGCACGAGCTGGGCCCGCTGGAACCCCTGATCGACCGGGCGGTCGTGCTGCGCGACGGCTGCGTCGTGCACGACGGCCCGCCCCCGAAGGCGGTCGGCCAGCACGCCCTGCCCGGCCACGACCACGTACACCCGCACGCACCCGCGGGCGTCGAACCGATCCGCACGGGACTGCTGAGCTGA
- a CDS encoding helix-turn-helix domain-containing protein, giving the protein MANGSRQAAWEFFGTELKRRREEAGFTQVELGARVFVSGGYIGQFEQAIRKPQLDVAQRIDDTLQTDGIFERLCRKLINDRRYADYFAEVVELERLATKVCEFAPTLVPGLLQTAAYAQSVTVAANPFVTDEYVAEKVTARLERASILRDATRPEYWVVLHENTLRMPVGSRAAMAEQLEHIALLMRERHAVVAVLPYSEGAHPSMGGMLALMDFDDAPPIAYTETSFSGTLVDDPAVVKRAQRAYDLLRVAALSPEASLALVESAAEDFRRCASTT; this is encoded by the coding sequence ATGGCCAACGGTTCACGCCAGGCGGCATGGGAGTTCTTCGGCACGGAACTGAAGCGGCGCCGGGAGGAAGCGGGGTTCACGCAGGTGGAGCTGGGGGCGCGGGTCTTCGTCTCCGGCGGCTACATCGGCCAATTCGAACAGGCCATCCGAAAACCCCAACTGGACGTGGCCCAACGAATCGACGACACACTGCAAACCGACGGTATTTTCGAGCGACTGTGCAGGAAGCTGATCAACGATCGCCGGTATGCGGACTACTTCGCAGAAGTAGTGGAGCTGGAGAGGCTGGCGACAAAGGTCTGCGAGTTCGCGCCCACACTGGTGCCGGGCCTCCTCCAGACGGCGGCATACGCCCAATCGGTAACCGTGGCAGCCAACCCGTTTGTCACCGATGAGTACGTTGCGGAAAAGGTTACCGCTCGCTTGGAGCGGGCCAGCATCCTCAGGGACGCAACACGCCCCGAGTATTGGGTCGTTCTGCACGAGAACACGCTGCGCATGCCCGTAGGCAGCCGGGCAGCCATGGCTGAACAGTTGGAGCACATCGCGCTGCTGATGCGTGAGCGTCACGCGGTGGTGGCGGTGCTGCCGTACTCGGAAGGAGCCCACCCTTCCATGGGCGGGATGCTTGCGCTCATGGACTTCGACGACGCGCCGCCCATCGCCTATACAGAGACATCGTTTTCGGGAACATTGGTCGATGACCCGGCCGTGGTGAAGCGGGCGCAGCGCGCATACGATCTGCTCAGGGTCGCCGCGTTGTCGCCGGAGGCGTCCCTGGCCCTGGTCGAGTCGGCGGCGGAGGACTTCAGACGATGCGCGAGTACGACCTGA
- a CDS encoding MFS transporter — protein MPELSPRRRLLVLAICCMSLLIVSLDNTVLNVALPSLQRDLHASTAGLQWTIDAYTLVLASLLMLAGSTADRIGRKRVFMAGLVVFTLGSVLCSLAPSLEALVVFRMVQAVGGSMLNPVAMSIITNTFTDPRERARAIGAWGAVVGLSMAAGPLIGGLLVDSVGWRSIFWINLPVGLAALVLTLRFVPESRAPEARRADPVGQLLVIVLFGSLTYAIIEAPHVALSATAPFALLSLAALTALLIYESRRHEPLIDLRFFRSAPFSGATVIAVSAFAALGGFLFLSTLYLQNVRGLSALDAGLWMLPMAVPTFLCAPLSGRLVGSRGPRVPLLVAGGALTVSGLLFALFEAETSDVTLFTGYVLFGVGFGFVNAPITNTAVSGMPRAQAGVAAAVASTSRQLGQALGVAVVGAVLAAGVGSSSYAESFVSAARPGWWILTACGLAVLVVGAVTSGRWARATALRTAERLESAEIREAAGVEA, from the coding sequence ATGCCCGAGCTCAGCCCGCGCCGACGCCTCCTCGTGCTCGCGATCTGCTGCATGAGCCTGCTCATCGTGAGCCTGGACAACACGGTGCTGAACGTCGCCCTGCCGTCCCTCCAGCGGGACCTGCACGCGAGCACCGCGGGCCTCCAGTGGACCATCGACGCGTACACCCTCGTGCTCGCCTCGCTGCTGATGCTGGCGGGCTCCACGGCCGACCGGATCGGCCGCAAGCGGGTCTTCATGGCGGGGCTGGTCGTCTTCACCCTCGGCTCGGTACTGTGCTCGCTCGCCCCGAGCCTGGAGGCGCTGGTCGTCTTCCGCATGGTGCAGGCGGTGGGCGGTTCGATGCTCAACCCGGTCGCCATGTCGATCATCACCAACACCTTCACCGACCCCCGTGAACGCGCCCGCGCGATCGGCGCCTGGGGCGCGGTCGTCGGCCTCTCGATGGCGGCGGGCCCCCTGATCGGGGGGTTGCTGGTGGACTCCGTCGGCTGGCGCTCCATCTTCTGGATCAACCTGCCGGTCGGTCTCGCCGCCCTCGTCCTCACCCTGCGCTTCGTCCCGGAGTCCCGCGCCCCCGAGGCCCGCCGCGCCGACCCGGTCGGCCAGCTGCTGGTCATCGTCCTGTTCGGCTCCCTGACGTACGCCATCATCGAGGCACCGCACGTGGCGCTCTCCGCCACCGCCCCCTTCGCCCTCCTCTCGCTGGCGGCCCTGACCGCCCTGCTGATCTACGAGTCCCGCCGCCACGAACCCCTGATCGACCTGCGCTTCTTCCGTTCGGCACCGTTCAGCGGGGCCACCGTGATCGCGGTGAGCGCGTTCGCCGCGCTCGGCGGGTTCCTGTTCCTCTCCACGCTCTACCTGCAGAACGTACGGGGCCTGAGCGCCCTGGACGCCGGTCTGTGGATGCTTCCCATGGCCGTCCCGACCTTCCTGTGCGCCCCGCTCTCCGGCCGTCTGGTCGGCAGCCGGGGCCCCAGGGTGCCGCTGCTGGTCGCGGGCGGCGCGCTGACGGTGAGCGGCCTGCTCTTCGCCCTCTTCGAGGCCGAGACGTCCGACGTCACGCTGTTCACCGGGTACGTCCTGTTCGGCGTCGGCTTCGGCTTCGTCAACGCCCCCATCACCAACACCGCCGTCTCCGGCATGCCCCGCGCCCAGGCCGGGGTGGCCGCGGCGGTGGCCTCCACCAGCCGGCAGCTGGGCCAGGCGCTCGGGGTCGCGGTGGTGGGCGCGGTGCTGGCGGCGGGGGTGGGCTCCTCGTCGTACGCGGAGAGCTTCGTGTCGGCGGCGCGGCCCGGCTGGTGGATCCTCACCGCGTGCGGGCTCGCGGTACTGGTGGTGGGTGCGGTGACCTCCGGGCGCTGGGCCCGCGCCACCGCGCTGCGGACGGCCGAGCGGCTGGAGTCGGCGGAGATCCGCGAGGCGGCCGGCGTGGAGGCGTAG
- a CDS encoding isoprenyl transferase, whose protein sequence is MAVRGFLGRQRREYRTPEPHPSGARPPRFPGELVPKHVAIVMDGNGRWAKERGLPRTEGHKVGAERVLDVLQGGIEMGVGAISLYAFSTENWKRSPDEVRFLMNFNRDFIRKSRDELDALGIRVRWVGRMPKLWKSVAKELQIAQEQTKDNDRLTLYFCMNYGGRAEIADAAQAMAEDVKAGRLDPGKITEKTLQSYLYYPDMPDVDLFLRPSGEQRTSNYLLWQSAYAEMVFQDVLWPDFDRRDLWRACLEFASRDRRFGGAIPNEELLAMEGRQPEESQQ, encoded by the coding sequence ATGGCCGTACGCGGGTTCCTGGGACGTCAGCGCCGGGAGTACAGGACGCCGGAACCGCACCCCTCCGGCGCGCGGCCCCCGAGGTTCCCCGGCGAGCTGGTCCCCAAGCACGTGGCGATCGTCATGGACGGCAACGGCCGCTGGGCCAAGGAACGGGGCCTGCCGCGCACCGAGGGGCACAAGGTCGGCGCCGAGCGGGTGCTGGACGTGCTCCAGGGCGGGATAGAGATGGGCGTGGGCGCCATCTCGTTGTACGCCTTCTCCACCGAGAACTGGAAGCGCTCGCCGGACGAGGTGCGCTTCCTGATGAACTTCAACCGGGACTTCATCCGCAAGTCCCGCGACGAGCTCGACGCCCTCGGGATCCGGGTGCGCTGGGTGGGCCGGATGCCCAAGCTGTGGAAGTCGGTGGCCAAGGAGCTCCAGATCGCCCAGGAGCAGACCAAGGACAACGACCGGCTCACGCTCTACTTCTGCATGAACTACGGCGGCCGCGCCGAGATCGCCGACGCGGCGCAAGCCATGGCCGAGGACGTGAAGGCCGGACGCCTCGACCCGGGAAAGATCACCGAGAAGACCCTGCAGAGCTACCTGTACTACCCGGACATGCCGGACGTGGACCTGTTCCTGCGGCCGAGCGGTGAGCAGCGTACGTCCAACTACCTGCTGTGGCAGAGCGCCTACGCGGAGATGGTCTTCCAGGACGTCCTGTGGCCGGACTTCGACCGCCGGGACCTGTGGCGGGCGTGCCTGGAGTTCGCCTCCCGCGACCGGCGCTTCGGCGGGGCGATCCCGAACGAGGAGCTGCTGGCCATGGAGGGCCGGCAGCCGGAGGAAAGCCAGCAGTAA
- a CDS encoding metal ABC transporter permease — protein sequence MEILNYAFMQRALLAAVLVGITAPAVGIYLVQRRQALMGDGIGHVAMTGVGLGFLLSWSPVWMAALVSVLGAVLMELIRWYGRTRGDIALAMLFYGGMAGGVMFINLAPTGSNANLTSYLFGSLSTVSESDVTAICLLAAFVVLVTLGLRRQLFAVSQDEEFARVTGLPVRFLNLLTAVTAALTVTVAMRVVGLLLVSALMVVPVAAAQALSRSFAATFAIAVAIGVAVSLGGTVTSYYQDVPPGATIVLLTIAAFLVLTALAAPLARRRARTLAAARPAPEPAECAVPAGRTPTGRAGA from the coding sequence ATGGAAATCCTGAACTACGCCTTCATGCAGCGGGCGCTGCTGGCGGCCGTCCTGGTCGGCATCACCGCCCCCGCGGTCGGCATCTACCTCGTACAGCGCCGCCAGGCCCTCATGGGCGACGGCATCGGGCACGTCGCGATGACCGGCGTCGGCCTCGGCTTCCTGCTCTCCTGGTCGCCGGTGTGGATGGCGGCCCTGGTCTCCGTCCTCGGCGCCGTCCTCATGGAGCTGATCCGCTGGTACGGCAGGACCCGCGGCGACATCGCCCTCGCCATGCTCTTCTACGGAGGCATGGCGGGCGGTGTCATGTTCATCAACCTCGCCCCGACCGGCTCCAACGCGAACCTCACCTCGTACCTCTTCGGCTCCCTGTCGACGGTCTCCGAGTCCGACGTCACGGCCATCTGCCTGCTGGCCGCCTTCGTGGTGCTGGTCACCCTCGGTCTGCGCCGCCAGCTGTTCGCGGTCAGCCAGGACGAGGAGTTCGCGCGGGTCACGGGCCTGCCGGTGCGGTTTTTGAACCTGCTCACCGCCGTCACGGCGGCGCTCACCGTCACCGTCGCGATGCGCGTGGTCGGCCTGCTGCTGGTGAGCGCGCTGATGGTGGTGCCGGTCGCCGCCGCCCAGGCGCTCAGCCGCAGCTTCGCCGCCACCTTCGCCATCGCCGTCGCCATCGGCGTGGCCGTGTCCCTCGGCGGCACGGTCACCTCGTACTACCAGGACGTGCCGCCCGGCGCGACGATCGTGCTGCTGACGATCGCCGCGTTCCTCGTGCTGACCGCGCTGGCCGCCCCGCTGGCCCGCCGCCGCGCCCGCACCCTGGCCGCCGCACGGCCCGCCCCGGAGCCCGCGGAATGCGCGGTCCCGGCAGGCCGGACCCCCACCGGCCGGGCCGGCGCCTGA
- a CDS encoding metal ABC transporter substrate-binding protein — protein sequence MNVRRRLIPAAAATAVTAAALGTLSACSPGSSAAGGDTDRFEVVASFYPVAFLAEQIGGDHVNVTSLTQPGQEPHDLEISAKQTAQLEEADAALYLKGLQPTVDEAIGQSDVRTKIDAATLTSLDHDAGSGGHDDEHGHDEPGHDDHGHDHSHDGQDPHVWLDPVKYAEVAEGVGKAFQKADPGHAADYKKNTEALVGKLNDLDAEFEAGLGHRKTDVFVTTHAAFGHLAARYGLTEEAINGLSPEAEPSAARVKQLTETAKADGVTTVFYETLTSDRAAKTVARDAGLRTDVLDPLEGITDKSRGDDYFQVMESNLQALQTALGTE from the coding sequence ATGAACGTACGACGACGCCTCATACCCGCGGCTGCGGCGACCGCGGTCACCGCAGCCGCCCTCGGCACCCTGTCCGCCTGCTCCCCCGGCAGCAGCGCGGCCGGGGGCGACACCGACCGGTTCGAGGTCGTCGCCTCGTTCTACCCCGTGGCGTTCCTCGCCGAGCAGATCGGCGGCGACCATGTGAACGTCACCAGTCTGACCCAGCCGGGCCAGGAGCCGCACGACCTGGAGATCAGCGCCAAGCAGACCGCGCAGCTCGAGGAGGCCGACGCGGCGCTCTACCTCAAGGGCCTGCAGCCCACCGTCGACGAGGCCATCGGCCAGTCCGACGTGCGGACGAAGATCGACGCGGCCACGCTGACCTCCCTCGACCACGACGCCGGGTCCGGCGGCCACGACGACGAGCACGGGCACGACGAGCCCGGTCACGACGACCACGGGCACGACCACAGCCACGACGGCCAGGACCCCCACGTCTGGCTCGACCCGGTCAAGTACGCCGAGGTCGCCGAGGGCGTCGGCAAGGCCTTCCAGAAGGCCGACCCCGGCCACGCCGCCGACTACAAGAAGAACACCGAGGCCCTGGTCGGCAAGCTGAACGACCTCGACGCCGAGTTCGAGGCCGGCCTCGGACACCGGAAGACCGACGTCTTCGTCACCACCCACGCCGCCTTCGGCCACCTCGCCGCGCGCTACGGCCTGACCGAGGAGGCCATCAACGGCCTCTCCCCCGAGGCCGAGCCCAGCGCGGCGCGCGTGAAGCAGCTCACCGAGACCGCCAAGGCCGACGGGGTGACCACCGTCTTCTACGAGACGCTGACCAGCGACCGGGCGGCGAAGACCGTCGCCCGCGACGCCGGACTCAGGACCGACGTCCTCGACCCGCTCGAGGGCATCACCGACAAGTCCCGCGGCGACGACTACTTCCAGGTCATGGAATCCAACCTGCAGGCCCTGCAGACGGCGCTGGGCACCGAGTGA
- a CDS encoding glycine--tRNA ligase, with the protein MAADKIDTIVSLSKRRGFVFPCSEIYGGQRAAWDYGPLGVELKENLKRQWWRYMVTSREDVVGIDSSVILAPEVWVASGHVATFSDPLTECTACHKRFRADHLEEAYEEKKGRAPENGLADINCPNCGNKGQFTEPKQFSGLLSTHLGPTQDSGSVAYLRPETAQGIFTNFAQVQTTSRRKPPFGIAQIGKSFRNEITPGNFIFRTREFEQMEMEFFVKPGEDEQWQEYWMEQRWNWYTGLGMREENMRWYEHPQEKLSHYSKRTADIEYRFQFGGSEWGELEGVANRTDYDLGAHSKASGQDLSYFDQEAGERWTPYVIEPAAGLGRAMLAFLIDAYVEDEAPNAKGKLEKRTVLRLDPRLAPVKVAVLPLSRNPELSPKAKGLAQALRQNWNIEFDDAGAIGRRYRRQDEIGTPFCVTVDFDTLDDNAVTVRERDTMKQERVSLDQIEGYLASRLIGC; encoded by the coding sequence GTGGCCGCCGACAAGATCGACACCATCGTCAGCCTGAGCAAGCGCCGAGGCTTCGTATTCCCCTGCAGTGAGATCTACGGCGGCCAGCGTGCCGCCTGGGACTACGGGCCGCTGGGTGTCGAGCTCAAGGAGAACCTCAAGCGCCAGTGGTGGCGCTACATGGTGACTTCGCGTGAGGACGTGGTCGGCATCGACTCGTCGGTGATCCTGGCCCCTGAGGTGTGGGTGGCCTCCGGTCACGTCGCCACCTTCTCGGACCCGCTCACCGAGTGCACCGCCTGTCACAAGCGGTTCCGCGCGGACCACCTGGAAGAGGCGTACGAGGAGAAGAAGGGCCGCGCCCCGGAGAACGGCCTCGCCGACATCAACTGCCCCAACTGCGGCAACAAGGGCCAGTTCACCGAGCCCAAGCAGTTCTCGGGTCTGCTCTCCACCCACCTCGGCCCGACCCAGGACTCCGGCTCCGTCGCCTACCTGCGCCCCGAGACCGCCCAGGGCATCTTCACCAACTTCGCCCAGGTGCAGACCACTTCGCGCCGCAAGCCGCCGTTCGGCATCGCCCAGATCGGCAAGTCCTTCCGCAACGAGATCACGCCCGGCAACTTCATCTTCCGCACCCGCGAGTTCGAGCAGATGGAGATGGAGTTCTTCGTCAAGCCGGGCGAGGACGAGCAGTGGCAGGAATACTGGATGGAGCAGCGCTGGAACTGGTACACCGGCCTCGGCATGCGCGAGGAGAACATGCGGTGGTACGAGCACCCGCAGGAGAAGCTCTCCCACTACTCCAAGCGCACCGCCGACATCGAGTACCGCTTCCAGTTCGGCGGCAGCGAGTGGGGTGAGCTCGAGGGCGTCGCCAACCGCACCGACTACGACCTCGGCGCCCACTCCAAGGCCTCCGGCCAGGACCTCTCCTACTTCGACCAGGAGGCAGGCGAGCGCTGGACGCCGTACGTCATCGAGCCGGCGGCCGGTCTCGGCCGGGCGATGCTCGCCTTCCTGATCGACGCCTACGTCGAGGACGAGGCGCCCAACGCCAAGGGCAAGCTGGAGAAGCGCACGGTGCTGCGCCTCGACCCGCGCCTGGCCCCGGTGAAGGTCGCGGTGCTCCCGCTCTCCCGCAACCCGGAGCTCTCGCCGAAGGCCAAGGGCCTCGCCCAGGCGCTGCGGCAGAACTGGAACATCGAGTTCGACGACGCCGGTGCCATCGGCCGCCGCTACCGCCGCCAGGACGAGATCGGTACGCCGTTCTGCGTCACGGTCGACTTCGACACCCTGGACGACAACGCGGTGACGGTGCGCGAGCGCGACACCATGAAGCAGGAGCGGGTCTCCCTCGACCAGATCGAGGGCTACCTGGCGAGCCGCCTGATCGGCTGCTGA
- the dusB gene encoding tRNA dihydrouridine synthase DusB, with the protein MRDNGGMPTPTPTPAQSPSNRPDHSDHSDLTVGPYAVRPPVVLAPMAGITNAPFRTLCREFSGGKGLFVSEMITTRALVERNEKTMQLIRFDASETPRSIQLYGVDPATVGKAVRMIAEEDLADHIDLNFGCPVPKVTRKGGGSALPYKRNLLRSILREAVSGAGDLPVTMKMRKGIDDDHLTYLDAGRIAVEEGVSAVALHGRTAAQHYGGTADWEAIARLKEHVPEIPVLGNGDIWSADDALRMVRETGCDGVVVGRGCLGRPWLFADLVAAFEGRDDFRRPTLRVVADVMVRHATLLGEWIGDESRGVIDFRKHVAWYLKGFAVGSEMRKRLAITSSLEALRAGLDELDLDQPWPAGADGPRGRTSGNNRVALPDGWLKDPYDCADLGADAELDTSGG; encoded by the coding sequence ATGCGGGACAATGGGGGAATGCCCACGCCCACGCCCACCCCGGCTCAGTCCCCGTCGAACCGGCCGGACCACTCGGACCACTCGGACCTGACGGTCGGCCCCTACGCGGTCCGGCCGCCCGTCGTGCTGGCTCCCATGGCCGGGATCACCAACGCGCCCTTCCGCACCCTGTGCCGGGAGTTCAGCGGGGGCAAGGGGCTGTTCGTCAGCGAGATGATCACCACCCGGGCGCTGGTCGAACGCAACGAGAAGACCATGCAGCTGATCAGGTTCGACGCGAGCGAGACGCCGCGTTCGATCCAGCTGTACGGCGTCGACCCGGCGACCGTCGGCAAGGCCGTCCGCATGATCGCGGAAGAGGACCTCGCCGACCACATCGACCTCAACTTCGGCTGCCCGGTGCCGAAGGTGACCCGCAAGGGCGGCGGCTCGGCCCTGCCCTACAAGCGGAACCTGCTGCGCTCCATCCTGCGGGAGGCGGTGAGCGGCGCCGGGGACCTGCCGGTCACGATGAAGATGCGCAAGGGCATCGACGACGACCACCTGACCTATCTGGACGCCGGCCGCATCGCCGTCGAGGAGGGCGTGAGCGCCGTCGCCCTGCACGGCCGCACCGCCGCCCAGCACTACGGCGGCACCGCCGACTGGGAGGCCATCGCCCGGCTGAAGGAGCACGTGCCGGAGATCCCCGTGCTCGGCAACGGCGACATCTGGTCCGCCGACGACGCGCTGCGCATGGTGCGCGAGACGGGCTGCGACGGGGTCGTGGTGGGGCGCGGCTGCCTGGGCCGGCCGTGGCTCTTCGCCGACCTGGTCGCGGCCTTCGAGGGCCGGGACGACTTCCGCAGGCCCACGCTGCGCGTGGTCGCCGACGTCATGGTCCGGCACGCGACCCTGCTCGGGGAGTGGATCGGGGACGAGTCGCGCGGGGTGATCGACTTCCGCAAGCACGTCGCCTGGTACCTGAAGGGCTTCGCGGTCGGCTCGGAGATGCGCAAGCGGCTCGCGATCACCTCGTCCCTCGAGGCGCTGCGGGCCGGGCTGGACGAGCTGGACCTGGACCAGCCCTGGCCGGCCGGCGCGGACGGTCCCCGCGGCCGTACGTCCGGCAACAACCGGGTGGCGCTGCCGGACGGCTGGCTGAAGGACCCGTACGACTGCGCGGACCTCGGCGCGGACGCCGAACTCGACACGTCCGGCGGCTGA
- the recO gene encoding DNA repair protein RecO translates to MSLFRDDGIVLRTQKLGEADRIITLLTRGHGRVRAVARGVRRTKSKFGARLEPFSHVDVQFFAKGSELIGRGLPLCTQSETIAPYGSGIVTDYARYTAGTAMLETAERFTDNEGEPAVQQYLLLVGALRTLARGEHAPHLVLDAFLLRSLAVNGYAPTFGDCARCGMPGPNRFFSVASGGSVCVDCRVPGSVVPSPEALELLGALLTGDWETADACEERHVREGSGLVSAYLHWHLERGLRSLRYVEK, encoded by the coding sequence ATGAGTCTGTTCCGCGACGACGGCATCGTGCTGCGCACCCAGAAGCTGGGTGAAGCGGACCGGATCATCACGCTGCTCACGCGCGGTCACGGACGGGTACGCGCCGTGGCGAGGGGGGTGCGCCGGACGAAGTCCAAGTTCGGCGCCCGCCTCGAACCGTTCTCTCACGTGGACGTGCAGTTCTTCGCCAAGGGCAGCGAGCTGATCGGGCGCGGGCTCCCGCTGTGCACCCAGAGCGAGACCATCGCGCCGTACGGCAGCGGGATCGTCACCGACTACGCCCGCTACACCGCCGGAACGGCCATGCTCGAGACCGCCGAGCGGTTCACCGACAACGAGGGCGAGCCGGCCGTGCAGCAGTACCTGCTGCTCGTGGGCGCCCTCAGGACCCTCGCCCGCGGCGAGCACGCACCGCATCTCGTCCTCGACGCGTTCCTGCTGCGCTCCCTCGCCGTCAACGGGTACGCCCCGACCTTCGGGGACTGCGCGCGGTGCGGGATGCCCGGGCCGAACCGGTTCTTCTCGGTCGCCTCCGGCGGTTCCGTCTGCGTCGACTGCCGGGTGCCCGGCAGCGTCGTACCCTCGCCGGAGGCCCTGGAACTGCTCGGCGCGCTGCTGACGGGGGACTGGGAGACCGCGGACGCGTGCGAGGAGCGGCACGTCCGGGAGGGGAGCGGGCTGGTCTCCGCCTACCTGCACTGGCACCTCGAGCGCGGGCTGCGCTCACTGCGGTACGTCGAGAAGTAA
- a CDS encoding methionine/alanine import family NSS transporter small subunit — MSTSAIIMLIVAIVIVWGGLVGAIIHLRRHPERPEDDAAPAQPTA; from the coding sequence ATGTCGACGAGTGCGATCATCATGCTGATCGTGGCCATCGTGATCGTCTGGGGCGGTCTGGTGGGCGCCATCATCCACCTGCGCCGCCACCCCGAGCGTCCCGAGGACGACGCGGCCCCGGCGCAGCCGACGGCCTGA